From Eleftheria terrae, the proteins below share one genomic window:
- a CDS encoding DNA topoisomerase IB produces the protein MRADAGPDALPAATARPVEAIGAALARALDSGTVRLRYVSDSMPGLKRVRRGQGFAYLDSQGRAVSDPEVLARIRQLAIPPAYTDVWICPLPDGHLQATGRDARGRKQYRYHPDWHAQRDANKFDRMIAFGAALPRIRARVERDLRRRGLPREKVLAAIVHLMDTTYLRVGNDEYARTNGSYGLTTLRDGHAEVRGDTLKLRFKGKSGVLHQVSVTDRRIARLVRSCQDLPGQELFQYVDDAGEVRDVGSSDVNDYLRETTGAEFTAKDFRTWHASTQALEWLAPLSAGSKGEARRLIKEALTQVSSRLGNTVAVCRKSYVHPGVLECFVAGTLAASCQPCRRRRVPSRLPAAERRLMLFLHAAAAG, from the coding sequence ATGCGAGCCGACGCCGGTCCTGACGCCCTGCCTGCCGCCACCGCCCGGCCGGTCGAGGCCATCGGCGCCGCCCTGGCGCGCGCGCTGGACAGCGGGACGGTCCGCCTGCGCTATGTGAGCGACAGCATGCCGGGCCTGAAGCGAGTGCGCCGCGGGCAGGGCTTCGCCTATCTGGACAGCCAGGGCCGGGCGGTGAGCGACCCTGAAGTGCTGGCCCGCATCCGCCAGCTGGCGATCCCGCCGGCCTACACCGACGTGTGGATCTGCCCGCTGCCGGATGGCCACCTGCAAGCCACCGGGCGGGACGCGCGCGGCCGCAAACAGTACCGCTACCACCCGGATTGGCACGCCCAGCGCGATGCCAACAAGTTCGACCGCATGATCGCCTTCGGCGCGGCGCTGCCCCGCATCCGCGCCCGTGTGGAGCGCGACCTGCGCCGCAGGGGGCTGCCCCGCGAGAAGGTGCTGGCCGCCATCGTGCACCTGATGGACACCACCTATTTGCGGGTCGGCAATGACGAATACGCGCGCACCAACGGCTCCTACGGACTGACCACCCTGCGCGACGGGCATGCAGAAGTGCGCGGGGACACGCTGAAGCTGCGTTTCAAGGGCAAGAGTGGCGTGCTGCATCAGGTGAGCGTGACCGACCGCCGCATCGCCCGGCTGGTGCGCAGCTGCCAGGACCTGCCAGGCCAGGAGCTGTTCCAGTATGTGGACGATGCCGGAGAGGTGCGCGACGTCGGCTCCAGCGACGTCAACGACTACCTCCGGGAAACCACCGGGGCTGAGTTCACCGCCAAGGACTTCCGCACCTGGCATGCGTCGACACAGGCGCTGGAGTGGCTGGCGCCGCTGAGCGCCGGCAGCAAGGGCGAGGCGCGGCGGCTGATCAAGGAAGCGCTGACCCAGGTCTCGTCCCGCCTTGGCAACACGGTGGCGGTGTGCCGCAAGTCATATGTCCATCCAGGCGTGCTGGAGTGCTTCGTAGCCGGCACGCTGGCGGCCTCCTGCCAGCCCTGCCGGCGCCGGCGGGTGCCGAGCCGCCTGCCGGCCGCCGAACGACGACTGATGCTGTTCCTGCACGCCGCAGCGGCGGGTTGA